From Acidihalobacter aeolianus, a single genomic window includes:
- a CDS encoding methyl-accepting chemotaxis protein, protein MTERMRIGTRLGLAFSVLVVLLSGLIAFQLYETRHLHDRMAHIVADGQARSADLRQIYAGPISSARVFLEALLRRSFTPGDHAHLADNHRKTNAAIQNLLAMDPSAGMSEHIARIRGYLQQIRPLQQNIIAQIRAGNIDAARDEYLHKVLPLVRPEGEAVLALQRYTAAQSNAEYANSDRRYHRTLVLTIVLGLACVLLAVVEATLITRGISKPLRAAVVNMSDIARGEGDLTRRMPIRGGHELVQLAQAFNAFAERIQQLIGRVNAATDELVSSARSLAGSSEGMRDNMDRQQSGTEQIATAINEMSVTVNEVARNAEEAASAAQSAEVATRSGRDAVDGTSQSIARLADEIEQAAVKTQTVAADTAKITMVLSVINEISEQTNLLALNAAIEAARAGDQGRGFAVVADEVRNLARRTQESTEEIRAVIERLQQGAEATVAGMQSSRGQAQDTVRQAQEADAALAQISQEVTRISDMTAHIASAAVEQSAVTADIDRNVSDIRLMSEGTATGSREALAASQALSRLAEQLQGLVGQFKV, encoded by the coding sequence CTTCCAGCTGTACGAAACCCGCCATCTGCATGATCGCATGGCGCATATCGTGGCCGACGGTCAGGCCAGGTCGGCCGATCTGAGGCAGATCTATGCCGGTCCGATCAGCAGCGCGCGGGTATTCCTCGAAGCGCTCCTGCGGCGCTCGTTTACGCCGGGCGATCATGCGCATCTTGCGGATAATCACCGCAAGACCAATGCGGCGATCCAGAATCTGTTGGCCATGGATCCCTCGGCGGGCATGTCAGAGCATATCGCGCGGATCAGGGGCTATCTGCAGCAGATACGGCCGCTGCAGCAGAACATCATCGCGCAGATCCGTGCCGGAAACATTGACGCGGCCCGTGACGAGTACCTGCACAAGGTATTGCCGCTGGTGCGTCCGGAAGGCGAGGCCGTACTGGCCTTGCAACGCTATACGGCGGCTCAGTCGAACGCGGAGTACGCGAACAGCGACCGGCGTTACCACCGCACCCTCGTGCTGACGATCGTGCTGGGCTTGGCCTGCGTATTGTTGGCCGTGGTCGAGGCCACCCTGATCACGCGTGGGATCAGCAAGCCCCTGCGCGCAGCGGTTGTGAACATGTCCGATATTGCACGCGGGGAAGGCGACCTGACCCGTCGGATGCCGATCCGCGGCGGACACGAACTGGTGCAGCTCGCACAGGCCTTCAACGCCTTCGCGGAGCGCATCCAGCAACTGATCGGCAGGGTCAATGCAGCCACTGACGAGTTGGTGTCGTCGGCGAGGTCGCTGGCCGGTAGCAGCGAGGGCATGCGCGACAACATGGATCGGCAGCAGTCGGGCACCGAGCAGATCGCGACGGCCATCAACGAGATGTCGGTCACGGTCAACGAGGTGGCACGCAATGCCGAAGAGGCGGCGAGTGCGGCGCAAAGCGCCGAGGTCGCGACGCGCAGCGGTCGCGACGCGGTGGACGGCACGTCGCAGTCGATCGCGAGACTGGCCGATGAGATTGAGCAGGCAGCCGTAAAGACGCAGACGGTGGCCGCGGATACCGCGAAAATCACCATGGTGCTGTCCGTGATCAACGAGATTTCCGAGCAGACGAATCTACTGGCGTTGAACGCCGCGATCGAGGCTGCTAGGGCCGGCGATCAGGGGCGCGGCTTCGCGGTGGTCGCGGACGAGGTCAGAAACCTGGCGCGCAGAACCCAGGAGTCGACCGAGGAGATCCGTGCGGTGATCGAGCGCCTGCAGCAGGGTGCCGAGGCCACCGTGGCCGGCATGCAGTCGAGCCGCGGGCAGGCGCAGGATACCGTGCGACAGGCGCAGGAGGCGGACGCGGCCCTGGCGCAGATCAGCCAGGAAGTGACCCGCATCAGCGACATGACGGCGCATATCGCCAGCGCTGCCGTCGAGCAGAGTGCGGTGACCGCGGACATCGACCGCAACGTCAGCGACATCAGGCTGATGAGCGAGGGTACGGCCACGGGGTCGCGCGAGGCCTTGGCAGCAAGCCAGGCGTTGTCGCGTCTTGCGGAGCAGCTGCAGGGTCTGGTGGGGCAGTTCAAGGTCTAA
- a CDS encoding DUF4870 family protein, whose protein sequence is MSEENAVAEQSLATNIAGTAKVIYILYLVALLIGITGLIGVVMAYINRSDAPEWLAAHYRFQIRTFWIGGLYLFLGGLLSVIIIGYFILLFWAIWLIVRCVKGLKALDQQQPPANVAGWLF, encoded by the coding sequence ATGTCCGAAGAAAACGCCGTCGCCGAACAGTCTCTGGCAACCAATATCGCCGGCACCGCGAAGGTCATTTATATCCTCTACCTCGTCGCCCTGCTAATAGGTATCACTGGCCTGATAGGCGTGGTCATGGCCTATATCAATCGCAGCGATGCCCCAGAATGGCTTGCTGCACATTATCGTTTCCAGATTCGCACCTTCTGGATCGGAGGACTTTACCTATTCCTAGGTGGGCTGCTGAGTGTGATCATCATCGGATACTTCATCCTTCTCTTTTGGGCCATCTGGCTGATCGTGCGCTGCGTCAAGGGACTCAAGGCGCTCGATCAGCAACAGCCACCCGCCAATGTCGCCGGCTGGTTATTCTGA
- a CDS encoding GNAT family acetyltransferase produces MITVRPYLASDEDAVVALWDTCGLTRPWNDPRRDIARKQAEHPELFLVGERDGALIATAMAGYDGHRGWLNYLAVHPDHRRQGYGRVLVESIEHRLTAIGYPKLNLQVRSDNAEAVEFYRSLDYATDAVISLGRRLIADT; encoded by the coding sequence ATGATAACGGTTCGCCCCTACTTGGCCTCCGACGAAGACGCCGTGGTCGCACTCTGGGACACCTGCGGACTCACCCGACCCTGGAACGATCCGCGCCGCGACATCGCGCGCAAGCAAGCAGAACACCCCGAACTGTTCCTCGTGGGCGAGCGTGACGGCGCCTTGATCGCAACCGCCATGGCCGGCTATGACGGCCACCGAGGCTGGCTCAATTACCTTGCGGTCCACCCAGACCATCGCAGACAGGGTTACGGTCGCGTCCTGGTCGAGAGCATCGAGCATCGACTCACTGCCATCGGCTACCCCAAGCTCAACCTGCAGGTACGCAGCGACAACGCCGAGGCGGTCGAGTTTTACCGGAGCCTGGACTACGCGACCGACGCAGTGATTTCGCTGGGACGACGCCTCATCGCCGACACCTAG
- a CDS encoding YaiI/YqxD family protein — MPARIWVDADACPAVIKEVIFRAAARTGTQTTLIANHAMRVPASPLIRFMQVASGFDVADNEIVRRAQAGDLVITSDIPLAAEVIDKGAEALSPRGELYAEGNIRDRLNMRDFMETLRASGVQTGGPSALSQSDRKAFADQLDRWLTRRAAASAKG; from the coding sequence ATGCCAGCACGGATTTGGGTCGATGCGGACGCCTGTCCCGCGGTCATCAAGGAAGTCATCTTCCGGGCCGCCGCGCGTACCGGCACACAGACGACTTTGATTGCCAATCACGCCATGCGCGTCCCTGCCTCGCCCCTCATCCGCTTCATGCAGGTCGCTTCCGGGTTCGACGTGGCGGACAACGAGATCGTGCGGCGTGCGCAAGCTGGCGATCTGGTGATCACTAGCGACATCCCGCTGGCGGCCGAAGTGATCGACAAGGGGGCCGAGGCTCTGAGCCCCCGCGGCGAGCTGTACGCCGAGGGCAATATCCGCGACCGGCTCAACATGCGCGATTTCATGGAAACGCTGCGCGCCAGCGGCGTGCAGACCGGCGGACCCTCGGCCCTCAGCCAAAGCGACCGCAAGGCCTTCGCCGACCAGCTCGACCGCTGGCTAACCCGCCGCGCCGCGGCATCCGCCAAAGGCTGA
- a CDS encoding aspartate/glutamate racemase family protein, with amino-acid sequence MKTIGLIGGMSWESTVPYYRHINTRVKQRLGGLHSARLLLYSVDFQDIETLQQTGRWEDAADLLSEVARTLEQAGADCVVLCTNTMHKVAPEIEAAIGIPLLHIADATATAIRKQGIRRVGLLGTRFTMEEDFYRARIEAHGIETLVPETADREMIHAVIYGELCLGVVENTSRLRYREAIGRLVERGAEGIILGCTEIAMLISPDDATVPVFDTAELHAEAAADLAIKEELGC; translated from the coding sequence ATGAAAACCATCGGCCTCATCGGCGGCATGAGCTGGGAGTCCACCGTGCCCTATTACCGGCACATCAATACCCGGGTGAAACAGCGCCTCGGCGGCCTGCATTCGGCCCGGCTGCTGCTCTACAGCGTCGACTTCCAGGACATCGAGACCCTACAGCAGACCGGTCGTTGGGAAGACGCGGCCGATCTACTGAGCGAAGTCGCCCGCACGCTGGAGCAGGCCGGCGCCGACTGTGTGGTGCTGTGCACGAACACCATGCACAAGGTCGCCCCCGAGATCGAAGCCGCCATCGGCATCCCGCTGCTGCATATCGCCGATGCGACCGCGACCGCTATCCGCAAACAGGGCATCCGGCGCGTCGGGTTGCTCGGCACGCGATTCACCATGGAGGAGGACTTCTACCGCGCGCGCATCGAGGCGCACGGCATCGAAACCCTGGTGCCGGAAACAGCGGATCGCGAGATGATCCACGCGGTGATCTACGGGGAACTCTGCCTCGGCGTGGTCGAGAACACATCGCGCCTGCGCTACCGAGAGGCAATTGGCCGGCTGGTCGAGCGCGGCGCCGAAGGCATCATCCTTGGCTGTACCGAGATCGCCATGCTGATCTCGCCCGACGACGCCACAGTGCCGGTCTTCGACACCGCAGAACTACATGCCGAGGCGGCGGCGGATTTGGCGATCAAGGAAGAACTGGGCTGCTGA
- the ilvB gene encoding biosynthetic-type acetolactate synthase large subunit — MTELTGAEIFVRCLKAEDVDLIFGYPGGAVLHIYDALYKQKDISHILTRHEQGAVHAAEGYAKSTGRVGVALVTSGPGATNAVTGIADAYMDSVPLVVFTGQVPTYLIGNDAFQESDSVGITRPIVKHNFLVKDVADLAETVKKAFYIAASGRPGPVVVDLPKDVTAAKAAFKYPKSIRMRSYNPTIKGHPGQIKRAAELILQAERPIIYAGGGVILGGAAKELTEFTRMLGYPITNTLMGLGGYPATDRQSLGMLGMHGTYEANMAMHQADVVIAIGARFDDRVTGNVDKFCPHAKIVHVDVDPASISKTVRVDIPIVGQVKDVLEDLIGIIRESGKKPKAAPLKAWWKQIEEWRGLDCLKYDRGSELIKPQFVLEKLYEITGGDAYVTSDVGQHQMWAAQFYKFDKPNRWINSGGLGTMGVGLPFAIGTQMAHPDEQVVCVTGEASIQMCIQELSTCLQYHLPIKVVTLNNRYMGMVRQWQEFFYQGRYAMSYMDALPDFVKLAEAYGHVGMRIERPGDVEGALREAMAIKDRLVFMDFVTDDTENVYPMIPAGAGQNEMILV; from the coding sequence GTGACGGAACTGACCGGAGCCGAGATCTTTGTACGTTGCCTGAAGGCGGAAGACGTTGACCTGATTTTCGGCTATCCCGGCGGCGCGGTACTGCATATCTACGATGCGCTGTACAAGCAGAAGGACATCAGCCACATCCTCACTCGCCACGAGCAGGGTGCGGTGCATGCGGCCGAGGGCTACGCCAAGTCGACGGGCCGTGTGGGCGTGGCGCTGGTGACCTCCGGGCCGGGCGCGACCAATGCGGTCACCGGCATCGCCGATGCCTACATGGACTCCGTGCCCCTGGTCGTGTTCACCGGGCAGGTGCCGACCTATCTGATCGGCAACGATGCGTTCCAGGAGTCCGACTCGGTGGGCATCACGCGCCCCATCGTCAAGCACAACTTCCTGGTCAAGGACGTCGCCGATCTTGCCGAAACGGTCAAGAAGGCCTTCTATATCGCCGCCAGCGGGCGACCCGGCCCGGTGGTGGTCGACCTGCCCAAGGACGTGACCGCGGCCAAGGCGGCGTTCAAGTATCCGAAAAGTATCCGCATGCGTTCCTACAACCCCACGATCAAGGGGCACCCCGGGCAGATCAAGCGCGCGGCCGAGCTGATCCTGCAGGCCGAGCGCCCGATCATCTACGCCGGCGGCGGCGTGATCCTGGGCGGCGCCGCGAAGGAACTCACCGAGTTCACGCGCATGCTCGGCTATCCGATCACCAATACGCTGATGGGTCTCGGCGGCTATCCCGCGACGGACCGGCAGTCGCTCGGTATGCTCGGCATGCACGGGACCTACGAGGCGAACATGGCGATGCATCAGGCCGACGTGGTGATCGCCATCGGCGCGCGCTTCGACGACCGGGTGACCGGCAACGTGGACAAGTTCTGCCCGCACGCGAAGATCGTGCACGTCGACGTCGACCCCGCCTCCATTTCCAAGACCGTGCGTGTGGACATCCCGATCGTGGGTCAGGTCAAGGACGTGCTCGAAGACCTTATCGGGATCATCCGCGAAAGCGGCAAGAAGCCCAAGGCCGCTCCGCTCAAGGCCTGGTGGAAGCAGATTGAGGAATGGCGCGGCCTGGACTGCCTCAAGTATGACCGTGGCAGTGAACTCATCAAGCCACAGTTCGTGCTGGAGAAGCTCTACGAGATCACGGGCGGCGACGCCTATGTGACCTCCGACGTGGGCCAGCATCAGATGTGGGCCGCACAGTTCTACAAGTTCGACAAGCCGAACCGTTGGATCAATTCGGGCGGTCTCGGCACCATGGGCGTCGGTCTGCCGTTCGCCATCGGCACCCAGATGGCGCACCCCGACGAACAGGTGGTCTGCGTGACCGGCGAGGCCAGCATACAGATGTGCATTCAGGAGCTGTCCACCTGCCTGCAATACCATCTGCCGATCAAGGTGGTGACGCTCAACAACCGTTACATGGGCATGGTGCGGCAGTGGCAGGAGTTCTTCTACCAGGGACGCTATGCAATGTCCTACATGGACGCGCTGCCTGATTTCGTGAAGCTGGCCGAGGCCTACGGCCATGTCGGCATGCGTATCGAACGTCCCGGCGACGTGGAGGGCGCGCTGCGCGAGGCGATGGCGATCAAGGACCGTCTGGTCTTCATGGACTTCGTGACCGACGACACGGAGAACGTGTACCCGATGATCCCGGCCGGCGCCGGCCAAAACGAAATGATTCTG